A region from the Lemur catta isolate mLemCat1 chromosome 7, mLemCat1.pri, whole genome shotgun sequence genome encodes:
- the PANO1 gene encoding LOW QUALITY PROTEIN: proapoptotic nucleolar protein 1 (The sequence of the model RefSeq protein was modified relative to this genomic sequence to represent the inferred CDS: inserted 3 bases in 2 codons; deleted 2 bases in 2 codons; substituted 1 base at 1 genomic stop codon) encodes CPAPPTCKKGARDEAQSLGLAIHAPPNPPNPFLLERCFQSSGWRVPGSPTAQCGDPRTKGKRVGSRSLRSEAGSGPCAAVRAQPASLSXARRPPLRSRTCPHMSGEAPRVRPPRPLLLGLRPPAPTPGTRVRGERARHRRGRARLPPTPGRRRVGASAGSGPPKPPSPGSCHLPRPPWHPSAPQPGRXRVGAAXGSRQAGTHRALPPPPRSPPRRARLPAVPRAQPAPRRGDASLGAERAPPPAQAGLRLPLPAAAATAPARPPPRAHPHGALGAPGAGTAGRVGRQVGGSARGGSGLRPQGSSLVSGPQAPVETGAEGGGRVAGSRWMRVSRADRRCLVETARAKRW; translated from the exons TGCCCAGCTCCCCCTACCTGCAAGAAAGGCGCTAGAGATGAGGCTCAGAGTCTGGGACTGGCTATCCACGCCCCACCCAATCCCCCCAATCCCTTCCTCTTGGAGAGATGCTTTCAGTCCTCGGGGTGGAGGGTCCCGGGGTCTCCAACTGCGCAGTGCGGCGACCCGCGGACAAAGGGGAAGCGGGTTGGGAGCCGCTCCCTCCGCTCCGAGGCCGGCTCAGGCCCCTGCGCTGCTGTTAGGGCTCAGCCAGCCTCGCTGT CCGCCCGGAGACCGCCACTCCGGTCACGCACGTGCCCACACATGTCCGGTGAGGCCCCACGTGTGCGCCCCCCAAGGCCTCTTCTCCTTGGGCtccggcccccagcccccacccccgggACACGTGTGCGTGGGGAGCGCGCCCGGCACCGCCGGGGCCGAGCACGG CTCCCTCCCACACCCGGGCGGCGGCGGGTCGGAGCATCTGCCGGTTCAGGC CCGCCGAAGCCACCGTCTCCGGGCAGCTGTCACCTCCCCCGGCCGCCGTGGCACCCCTCGGCCCCGCAGCCCGGCCG TCGGGTGGGCGCAGCGTAAGGGAGTCGCCAGGCGGGCACTCACCGCgctctgccgccgccgccgcgctcgCCTCCCCGCCGTGCCCGCCTCCCCGCCGTGCCGCGCGCCCAGCCAGCACCTAGGCGGGGAGACGCGTCGCTCGGCGCCGAGCGCGCTCCGCCCCCGGCCCAGGCCGGGCTCCGGCTCCCCCTCCCGGCCGCCGCGGCTACTGCGCCGGCCAGGCCACCGCCCCGCGCCCACCCGCACGGGGCACTGGGCGCACCGGGCGCCGGGACGGCCGGGCGGGTAGGGCGGCAGGTGGGGGGCTCGGCGCGCGGAGGGTCGGGCCTGCGTCCCCAGGGCTCTTCTTTGGTCTCCGGACCTCAGGCCCCTGTAGAGACCGGGGCCGAAGGGGGCGGGCGGGTGGCAGGGAGCCGGTGGATGCGGGTCTCCAGGGCAGACCGTAGGTGCTTAGTGGAAACTGCTCGCGCTAAGCGCTGGTGA
- the PIDD1 gene encoding LOW QUALITY PROTEIN: p53-induced death domain-containing protein 1 (The sequence of the model RefSeq protein was modified relative to this genomic sequence to represent the inferred CDS: deleted 2 bases in 2 codons), translating into MAAVVEGLEPEAAAAEDAAREAVQAVDAGPGAPPLLVGGNRLSFDLHPGDCHRLLHLCAQQLPQLLQVEFLRLSTHEDPQLLEATLARVPWCLPRLRSLVLKGGQCRDSLGACLRGALTTLPAGLSGLARLAHLDLSFNSLETLPGCILQMRGLDALLLSHNRLSELPEALGALPALTFLTVTHNCLQTLPTALGALSTLQRLDLSKNLLDTLPPEIGGLSSLSELNLASNRLQSLPASLAGLRSLRLLVLHSNLLASVPAGLARLPLLSRLDLRDNQLRDVPPELLDAPFVRLQGNPLGEALSDPPSPPGIAPVLEMPRLFLTSDLDSFPVTPRGCSVTLACGARLQFPAGATGTPITIRYRLLPPEPGLVPLGPHDALLSGVLELQPHGVAFQQDVGLWLLFVPPRARRCREVVVRTRTDNSWGDLETHLEEEAPTHPFQRLWAHCQVPHFSWFLVVSRPVSNACLVTPEGTLLCSSGHPGVKVTFPPGATEEPRRVSMQVVHMAGRELRALLGEPEAAVSPLLCLSQSGPPGFLRPVTVQLPLPSGITGLSLDRSCLHLLYWAPPAATWDDITAQVALELSQLYARFQVTHFSWYWLWYTTKTCVGGLARKAWERLRLHRVNLIALQRRRDPEQVLLQCLPRNKVDGTLRRLLERYRGPEPSDTVEMFEGEKFFAAFERGIDVDADRPDCVDGRVCFVFYSHLKNVKEVYVTTTLDRETQAVRGQVSFYRGTVPVQVPEEAEAARRRKGTDALWMATLPIKLPRLRGSEGQGRGASLSLAPLNLGDAETGFLTQSNLLSVAGRLGPDWPAVALHLGMPYRELQRIRHEFRDDLDGQIRHMLFSWAERQAGQPGAVGLLVQALEQSDRRDVAEEVRAVLELGRHKYQDGIRRTGLAPEDPAVPPGPPAPQSQGPVQA; encoded by the exons ATGGCTGCAGTGGTGGAGGGGCTGGAGCCCGAGGCAGCTGCTGCAGAAGACGCTGCCAGAGAGGCTGTGCAGGCGGTGGATGCGGGGCCCGGGGCGCCGCCTCTCCTGGTTGGGGGGAACCGGCTGAGCTTCGACCTGCACCCTGGGGACTGCCACCGGCTGCTGCACCTGTGCGCCCAGCAGCTCCCTCAGCTGCTCCAGGTGGAGTTCTTGCGGCTGAGTACCCACGAGGACCCTCAGCTGCTGGAGGCCACCCTGGCCCGGGTGCCTTGGTGCCTGCCCCGCCTCCGCTCCCTGGTCCTCAAAG GAGGGCAGTGCCGGGACTCACTGGGAGCCTGCCTCCGGGGCGCCCTGACCACTCTGCCTGCTGGCCTGAGTGGCCTGGCCCGACTGGCCCACCTGGACCTGAGCTTCAACAGCCTGGAGACGCTGCCGGGGTGTATCCTGCAGATGCGTGGCCTGGACGCTCTCCTGCTCTCTCACAACCGCCTCTCTGAGCTGCCAGAGGCCCTgggggccctccctgccctcaccttCCTCACCGTGACACACAACTGCCTGCAAACGCTGCCCACAGCTCTGGGGGCCCTGTCCACCCTACAGCGCCTCGATCTCTCTAAGAACCTTCTGGACACTCTACCCCCAGAGATTGGCGGTCTGAGCAGCCTCAGTGAGCTCAATCTGGCCTCCAACCGGCTGCAGagcctcccagcctctcttg CGGGGCTTCGGTCCTTGCGGCTCCTTGTCCTGCACAGcaacctcctggcctcagtcCCCGCCGGCCTGGCCCGCCTCCCGCTGCTCTCC CGGCTCGACCTGAGGGACAACCAGCTCCGGGACGTGCCCCCTGAGCTACTAGACGCCCCCTTTGTGCGCCTGCAGGGGAACCCCCTGGGTGAGGCCTTGTCAGACCCTCCGAGTCCCCCAG GGATAGCCCCAGTTCTGGAAATGCCCAGGCTGTTCCTGACCTCAGATTTGGACAG cttccctgTGACCCCCCGAGGCTgctctgtgaccctggcctgTGGTGCCCGCCTGCAGTTCCCGGCAGGGGCCACCGGTACC CCCATCACCATCCGTTATCGGCTGTTGCCGCCGGAGCCAGGCCTCGTCCCCCTGGGCCCTCATGACGCCCTGCTCAGCGGTGTCCTGGAGCTGCAGCCCCACGGTGTGGCCTTCCAGCAG GATGTGGGCCTGTGGCTGCTGTTTGTACCCCCGCGGGCCCGGCGTTGTCGTGAGGTGGTGGTCAGGACCCGCACTGACAACAGCTGGGGTGACCTGGAGACCCACCTGGAAGAAGAGGCACCCACG CACCCGTTCCAGCGGCTCTGGGCTCACTGCCAGGTGCCCCACTTCTCCTGGTTCCTTGTGGTTTCGCGCCCCGTGTCCAATGCCTGTCTGGTGACACCAGAAGGGACACTGCTGTGCTCCTCCGGTCATCCTGGGGTCAAGGTGACTTTCCCCCCTGGGGCCACTGAGGAGCCTCGTCGAGTCTCCATGCAG GTGGTGCACATGGCCGGCCGGGAGCTGCGCGCCCTCCTGGGGGAGCCAGAGGCCGCGGTGAGCCCCCTGCTGTGCCTGTCACAGAGCGGCCCCCCTGGCTTCCTCCGACCAGTCACCGTGCAGCTGCCTCTGCCCTCTGGCATCACAG gcctcagtcTGGACCGCTCCTGCCTGCACCTGTTGTACTGGGCCCCTCCCGCGGCCACCTGGGATGACATCACAGCTCAAGTGGCCCTGGAGCTCTCCCAGCTGTACGCTCGCTTCCAGGTCACACACTTCTCCTG GTACTGGCTCTGGTACACCACCAAGACCTGCGTGGGGGGCCTGGCGCGGAAGGCCTGGGAGCGGCTGCGGCTGCACCGTGTGAACCTCATTGCCCTGCAGCGGCGGCGGGACCCTGAGCAAGTCCTGCTGCAGTGCCTGCCCCGAAAcaag GTGGATGGTACCCTTCGGCGGCTGCTAGAGAGGTACCGAGGCCCCGAGCCCTCTGACACCGTGGAGATGTTTGAGGGTGAGAAGTTCTTTGCGGCCTTCGAGCGGGGCATCGACGTGGACGCTG ATCGCCCCGACTGCGTGGACGGCAGAGTCTGCTTTGTCTTCTACTCACACCTGAAGAATGTGAAGGAGGTTTATGTGACCACCACTCTGGACCGGGAGACTCAGGCTGTGCGGGGCCAG GTGTCCTTCTACCGGGGCACGGTGCCCGTGCAGGTGCCCGAGGAGGCGGAGGCTGCCCGGCGGAGGAAGGGCACCGATGCCCTCTGGATGGCCACTCTGCCCATCAAGTTGccg AGGCTACGGGGGTCTGAGGGGCAAGGGCGGGGGGCCAGCCTCTCCCTGGCACCTCTGAACCTGGGTGATGCTGAGACCGGCTTCCTGACCCAGAGCAACCTGCTGAGTGTGGCTGGGCGCCTGGGTCCTGACTGGCCGGCCGTGGCCCTGCACCTGGGCATGCCCTACCGTGAGCTGCAGCGCATCCGGCATGAGTTCCG GGACGACCTGGATGGGCAGATACGCCACATGCTCTTCTCCTGGGCTGAGCGCCAGGCTGGGCAGCCAGGGGCCGTGGGGCTCCTGGTGCAGGCCCTGGAGCAGAGTGACCGGCGGGACGTGGCTGAAGAGGTTCGGGCAGTCTTGGAGCTCGGCCGCCACAAGTACCAGGACGGCATCCGGCGCACAGGCTTGGCTCCCGAGGACCCTGCTGTGCCTCCCGGCCCACCGGCTCCACAGTCCCAAGGGCCTGTCCAGGCCTAG
- the RPLP2 gene encoding 60S acidic ribosomal protein P2 translates to MRYVASYLLAALGGNPSPSAKDIKKILDSVGIEADDDRLNKVISELNGKNIEDVIAQGIGKLASVPAGGAVAVSAAPGAAAPAAGSAPAAAEEKKEEKKEESEESDDDMGFGLFD, encoded by the exons ATGCGCTACGTCGCTTCCTACCTGCTGGCTGCCCTCGGGGGCAACCCCTCCCCCAGCGCCAAGGACATCAAGAAGATCCTGGACAGCGTCGGCATCGAGGCGGACGACGACCGGCTCAACAAG GTCATCAGTGAGCTGAATGGAAAAAACATTGAAGATGTCATTGCCCAGG GTATTGGCAAGCTTGCCAGCGTACCTGCTGGTGGGGCTGTGGCTGTCTCTGCTGCCCCAGGTGCTGCAGCTCCTGCTGCTGGTTCTGCTCCCGCTGCAG cagaggaaaagaaggaggagaagaaggaggagtcCGAAGAATCAGATGATGACATGGGATTTGGCCTATTTGATTAA
- the PNPLA2 gene encoding patatin-like phospholipase domain-containing protein 2 — protein MFPRETTWNISFAGCGFLGVYHIGVASCLREHAPFLVANATHIYGASAGALTATALIAGACLGEAGANIIEVSKEARKRFLGPLHPSFNLVKTIRSCLLKTLPADSHEHASGRLGISLTRVSDGENVIISHFNSKDELIQANVCSTFIPVYCGLIPPSLQGVRYVDGGISDNLPLYELKNTITVSPFSGESDICPQDSSTNIHELRVTNTSIQFNLRNLYRLSKALFPPEPMVLREMCKQGYRDGLRFLRRNGLLNQPNPLLALPPAHPHAPEDKAEEEAAEGAQVEDHLQPPGEDHILEHLPARLNEALLEACMEPKDLLSTLSNMLPVRLATAMMVPYTLPLESAVSFTIRLLEWLPDVPEDIRWVKEQTGSICQYLVMRAKRKLRSSRLSARLSEQVELRRAQSLPSVPLSCAAYSEVLPSWMRYNLSLGDALTKWEECQRQLLLGLFCTNVAFPPDALRMRAPAGPTPADPAPGPGLPPC, from the exons ATGTTCCCCCGAGAGACGACGTGGAACATCTCGTTCGCGGGCTGCGGCTTCCTCGGCGTGTACCACATCGGCGTGGCCTCCTGCCTCCGCGAGCACGCGCCCTTCCTGGTGGCCAACGCCACGCACATCTACGGCGCCTCGGCCGGGGCGCTCACGGCCACGGCGCTGATCGCCGGGGCCTGCCTGG GTGAGGCTGGTGCCAACATCATTGAGGTCTCTAAGGAGGCCCGGAAGCGGTTCCTGGGCCCCCTGCACCCCTCCTTCAACCTGGTGAAGACCATCCGTAGCTGCCTGCTGAAGACCCTGCCTGCTGACAGCCATGAGCACGCCAGTGGGCGCCTGGGCATCTCCCTGACCCGCGTCTCGGATGGTGAGAATGTCATTATATCCCACTTCAACTCCAAGGACGAGCTCATCCAG GCCAACGTCTGCAGCACCTTCATCCCTGTGTACTGCGgcctcatccctccctccctccaggggGTG CGCTATGTGGACGGTGGCATTTCAGACAACTTGCCACTCTATGAGCTGAAGAACACCATCACAGTGTCCCCCTTCTCGGGCGAGAGTGACATTTGCCCGCAGGACAGCTCTACCAATATCCACGAGCTCCGGGTCACCAATACCAGCATCCAGTTCAACCTACGCAACCTCTACCGCCTCTCCAAGGCCCTCTTCCCACCCGAGCCCATG GTGCTGCGAGAGATGTGCAAGCAGGGCTACAGGGACGGCCTGCGCTTCCTGCGGCGGAACG gcctcctgaACCAGCCCAACCCCTTACTGGcactgccccctgcccacccccatgcCCCTGAGGACAAGGCCGAGGAAGAGGCGGCAGAGGGGGCCCAAGTGGAGGATCACCTGCAGCCTCCTGGGGAAGATCACATCCTGGAGCACCTGCCCGCCCGGCTCAATGAGG CCCTGCTGGAGGCCTGCATGGAGCCCAAGGACCTGCTGTCCACGCTCTCCAACATGCTGCCCGTGCGTCTGGCCACAGCCATGATGGTGCCCTACACTTTGCCTCTGGAGAGCGCCGTGTCCTTCACCATCCG CTTGCTGGAGTGGCTGCCCGACGTTCCTGAGGACATCCGGTGGGTGAAGGAGCAGACCGGCAGCATCTGCCAGTACCTGGTCATGCGCGCCAAGAGGAAGCTGCGCAGCAGCCGCCTGTCCGCCAG GCTGTCGGAGCAGGTGGAGCTGCGCCGTGCCCAGTCGCTGCCCTCGGTGCCGCTGTCCTGCGCCGCCTACAGCGAGGTGCTGCCCAGCTGGATGCGCTACAACCTCTCGCTGGGGGACGCGCTGACCAAGTGGGAGGAGTGCCAGCGCCAGCTGCTGCTGGGTCTCTTCTGCACCAACGTGGCCTTCCCGCCGGATGCCCTGCGCATGCGCGCGCCCGCCGGCCCCACCCCCGCGGACCCCGCACCCGGGCCGGGCCTGCCCCCTTGCTGA